GCAACGTTACCATCCAGTGCACCGAGGAAGTCAAGGATTATCTCGGCGAGGCAGGGTACTCACCAGCGTACGGTGCCCGTCCTCTGGCGCGGATCATCGAGCGCGAGGTCCTCAACAAACTCGCCGTTCTCATCCTGCGTGGCAGTATCCAGGACGGCGAGGTTGCCCGGGTGGTCATGCGCGAAGGACGCATCGACGTTCTGCCGAATCACGAGGTGGAAAtggaggaagacgaggaaatggtggatgaggacgacgCGCTGGCGGAGATCGAGAACGGAAGCGGTGACATGGATCTTTATGAGTAAAGGCAAAAAAGCGTTTTGCTTGGAATCTACGATAAAACGAGTGATGAGCTACGACATGTTTTTTATATAGGTTATATGGTTTTTGTCTACCTGCATGATAATCGACAGACTTGTACATAATGATGATAATAACATTTGAGTCTACTCAAATCTTTTCAAACTGTCTTACACACGCTCGTAGTCTATctagtctactccgtagcatTCCTCTCCCGAAACCACCTCGCAATCTCCCTCGTCTGGCAAAATTCCACCTCATCCCCCCACCCCTTCACCCACCCCAACAACCGCTCCACCATCCCAATCACATGTGCCATGCCACTCGTATCCGGATGCATCAGCACAGGGAAGATGGgttcctcctcattctcccgAATCCACAGGAACCGATCCCGCCACAAGTTCTCGATCACCCGCACATCCGTGTACCCGTGCGAGTTGGGCACGTGCGGCAGGAATTGCATGGGGGTCATGTCTTCCATGTACCAGTTGCAGGGGACGCAGACGAGGGGGCGCCGATCTTCGCGTGCGTTTGCGCCGGCACTTGGGATCGGGTGCATCCAGGTAGACGCCGGCTGGGAGAAGTCGATCGGTTGGAGGGCGGGACGGCGCGGGGCGAAGAAGGGGTGGCAGTCATGGTCTGTGAGGGATGCATCTGGGTGTCATGGTCAGTATATTCGGAGCATTTTCATGTCTGTTCATTTGTAGTGGAAGAGGGGAGGGAACGCACCGTATTCGAATCCAAATTcctcaaggagatcgagcgTCGACTCGCGGAGCTGGTAGAGCGGCGCGCGGTAGCCCACTGGTTTCTTGCCTGTGAGCTTAGTCGCGATGTCGATGCACTTCACCAGGACGTCGCGCTCCTGCTGCGGGGTCATCTGGTAGGCGCCTTCGTGGGCGTATCCGTGCAGGCCGATCTCGGCGCCTGAGGCGACGACCTGCGCGACTTCGTCCGGGAAGCTCTCGGCGGAGTGGCCTGGGATGAACCAGGTGCAGCGGTCGGCGAGGTTGAGTTTCGCGAGCATGCGGAGCAGCCGCGGGACGCCGACTTTGGCGGCGAAGAAGCCGGCGGAGTAGTCGGCGAGGATGTTGTCCGGGTGGTGGCCTGTTCCTAGCCAGCCGGAGACGGCGTCGAGGTCGATGGATACTGCGACGCGGATCTTGTTGCGTTTGGGTGGTGATAAGCTCTGCGGGATGGATTGTGTCCGAGCCAGGCTTGTTGCTTTCGGGTTTGATGGATCGCTCTCCTTCCAGAGTAGGCGGCCTTCCATCCCTCCGTCGACACTGAGGCATTGGCCCGTGATATGGCCGGCTGCGCGGTGCGACGCCAGAAATGCCATGGTACGTGCGACGTCTTCTGGCTTTGCGATCTTCTTGAGGCAAACGCTATGATTTTGTCAGGGAGAGTCTCTCCAGGCTGGTTGAAAGAACATACGTAGCTTGGGCTTCGGCCCACAGTTCCTTTGGATCATCCAGTCTCCCTTCGATCATAGGTGTGTCCACCCATCCTGGCGCAACGGCGTTGATTCTCGCCCTACTATTCAGCCGGACAATCTCGTTCTTGACACTCTTCACCAATCCATACTGGAGACCAGCTTTGCCGGATGCGTACTCGGCATGGCCCTCCTGCCCGAACACCCCCGTCTCGCTTCCCGTCACGACAATGGCcagattctccagctccCTGCCCATAGCCTGCTGTGCGGTCCGTGCAGCGCGCAGGAAGTGCTTGATGGTGAGAAACGTGCCGCGGACGTTGACGCTGTACGTCTTCTCCCATGTTTCCAGTGGGAGCTCCCAGATGGGATAGTCGTGGCTTTCATCGGTGATGCCGGCGTTGGCAATGAGGATGTTGATGGGCCCGAACCGCTTGACGGCGAGTGCAATGCCCGATCTGATGGACTCTTCGTCGGAGATGTCGCCGCGCTGGATGTTGAGTCGGGCGTAACTCTCGCCAATAGTGTCTGAGACCTCGAACGGGCGGAGGTCATATGCTGTTACCTTGCATCCTTGGTCTGTTAGGAGACATGAATTAGCAGACTTCAATGTAGTCGCATATAATGACATTTACGCAGCTCATCGGCCAGTTCTGGCCGATGCGCACCACAGACGATCGCGGTCTAACTGGTGGATAATTGCGATACAGCGTACACTTAACTTTGCTGATCTAGCTTACGTAGCACGTCCGGGGTCTCGAAAGGCAACACATGCGATCTACACCTACCTAGGAATTCCTGAACGGCTCGTTGTCCAATGCCCCCAGCAGCACCGGTTATGAAAACGTGGAGGCTCTCCAAGCCCAAGAACGAGGGAGAAAGGTCCCCCGACATGTTGTAAGCTGCAAGTTGCAAtgcaaaaaaagaaaaaaaaaaaaaaaaaaagaaacccTAAAGCCAAAGTTTGCTAGAACCACACGGGGCTATGACGAATAAATCAAGGCAAAGTTGGCTGGTAATCAATAGCGGCCGATCTCTTGCTCATCACTTAGCCGTGCAAGTGCAACGCACACTCCTTGACGAACTATGCTTCTGAGGTCAGGAACCTTAAACGATTGCTAGTGTCTATATCggtggggagaagcactTACCGCAAGAAAAAGGTGCTGAGAGACAGTCATCGCCAAGTACATTTCCTATCAATCGAGAATTGACACGATGatcctccatcatctcacaAACACGCGGGGCCCTGGTCAAGTCACGTGTATTCTGGTATTGTCCAGAGGTCCAAAATATGCATCTTCGTTTACTCGCTAAGACTACTCTGCTGGATACTAGCGTAGCCTAGGACTGCGCTCCCTCGAGACTCCTCGGTCGGCAATTCCCCACAGGAGACTTGGAAAATGACTCGCAATTGCCACCGCGTATTGGTCAGTACCTGCAGTTTGAACCAAGATAGCAACAGCCACAGAGTGTCTTCTACAGAATATGCCCACTTTGGTGTAGGCGAACAGGGACAGTGACCGTGTGCACCTTGTCTGATCTCCTCCGTGTCCTTGCACTTGCATCTTAGTGATCCAGTCTGCGGAAGCCTGCCTAAACATGTTAACTACTCTGTATGGATTCGCCAAGCAGTACGGCCTCAACGTTCGCAGTCCACAAATTACTACCCTCTCGCATGGATACATTCCGGTTGAGAGTCTAGGCAGTCATGCTATTCTCGGAGATACACAAATAACGTATTGGTCTGGGTCTAGCACCTGACAACGGGCCAAGCGATATCCACCGGACCAACCAACATGACGTCCATGGACACGGTGTTGGGTACTATAATCCTTGCTATTCGAACTAGACTACTCATAGATGTCCTTGCGCGAAGGATCAGCTCACGACTCACGACAGAATATGCACACACCACGTGGAACGCACGCCATACATCATTAGGGCGTGGACTGGCCTAAATGAATCCTTCGCTTACGGAGTGCACCCATGACTCTGGAGTCGACAAACCCGACAACCACCCTGAACCGAACTTCAATGCCGATTGACCGTCTGGATGACATGATTTTGTTGACACCTGCCTGGAAAGAAACTAAACCGTCCATATCAGGAGAATGAACAGATTGACCATGACCAGCAAGATAAAGCGAACCGCGGTTCAGCAGGTGGGAGCGCGCGCCCACGGTCCTCAGCGTGATCGGTGTCCTTCCAAAAGTTTTGGTCTGTTCCCCACCAAAGCGTCTCCTCTTCAAAGGACGATTTTCGTACCAGATTTGCGCCCAATTCGCAAGACAGTTTAACTGGTCGACCTCAGTTCATCGGGGTGTATGATTCAGTCCTCCCGACTTCAATAGTTAGTTGTTTCACACTCAATTCCAAAATAAATAGTCAGTAATGTAAGCTGTTGTAACTTCTTGTAACTACGCAGGCAAGGTGGCATTTCATTCATTCCAAATCGCGGTGGAGCGGGCGTGATCCGATCCCGATGGATGCTCCATCTCGTTTCTACTTTTGGTAGGACCCCCCACAGGTAGTACGTTGTGAGTATTCGCTAAAGCTTTAGCCGGGGCCGAAAGAAGACGCTTACTTGATATGACTTAGTAACTTGCTGCTGTCTCGGATGACGCCTGCCGTTTGAGTCTACGATCatcaggtacggagtacgtgGCCAAGTACTTAGGTACCTACTCCGATGGCCGGTGGCCGTCTCGGCAAGAAGCACGGATATTGGTCCAGGATAGGCTCGCgcgctctctctctctctctctctgtgtCTCTCTGTGAGTGTGAGTGTGTGTCGATAGCGATGCTGCTCGTGTTCTGAGTTTCGGCTTGCAATCATGCCATCAGTACCTCTGTACTCTGTGGATTTGGAACCCTGGTTAAACAACTCTGGAGAGCTAAGCTCTTGGCCTATGCAGCTTAATGTAAAAGATCGAGAAGATTTCCTGATTGAGAAAGGCGGCAGTTGGGAGTCGGGCTGGGTGCGGTGCTAGGGACTTAGACTGGCTTCATAGAATCCATCAGAATCGATTGCCTCTCGGTTGTGAGAAGCACTAGGACAATGGCGGGCGCGGAAATGCAAATTACATATTCCATGTTTCAAATATATCAATACCGCACTGCCCCCACGATACCTGACGCAGTTCCCGGGAGATCTGCAGGTGGGAGTGGGCAACCCGGCAATACATTTCAGCTGAAAAGTTTGAAACATTTTGTCATATCTGCCAATgtttttttttgttttctcaTACTGCTTTTTTTCGCAAATGGCATTGGCTGACCGGATTTGCGAATATTCTGGTTTGTGCGCGATCTTCATATACGCCCTCACAATCAATTCTGGTTATCCAGGGGTTTTTTTTCTTGCATGTAATCTCTGAAGATCAATCAATAATTGATTTCTCACCCCATGGTTGGGTTCAGGATTCCTAGCCTCCACAGCTCGATCAGGCCGGACCTGGTACCCCACTCGAGTAGAAATACACACTATATCGAAAAGCCGTTTTGGTAGTGGACATCAGTAGATCGTAAAATGAGGAAGAAGTAAAACAGATAGGTCacaaaagagagaaaaaaaggtaTATACAGTTGTCTAAGTCTAtgcgaagaaaaagaaaagaaaagaaaagaaaagaaaagaaaagaaaagaaaagaaaagaaaagaaaagaaaagggaaaaagaaaagaaactCGATCGTGCTTCATCAGGGCTGAGGTTGGGGACGACCATTGGCGATCTGCGCATGGTGGGTATCCCAATATTCTGGTGGGCGGGTCTCGCGCTCAACCGTCACCGTCACGTCTTGTCGGATTCGGAGAGCACGATCTGACCCATCATCGCTCAGGTCCCGCTCATCACTTTGGTTGACACTGACATCAGAAACCGCTTTCTGATGATGCATAGCCGTGCTTGTGCTTGTGTAGTCTTGCATGTTGTAATCCCCAGACCGTAACTGACTGGCGGGTCCGTAAGCCCGAAGCCCGGATCCCTTGCTGGTCCAAGGTCCTGACCGATACCGGTCTGTGCCTTTCTTGGATCCACCTGTCCAGCTCTTGAGCGCGGGAAACACATCGCGCAGTAGAGACCAAACAAGAGGAAGGTTGGTGACGAGAACGGCGACGGTTGCTTCGCGGAAATACCAGTTCATGTAGACGTAGGAGATCAACGAGGGAACCAGACAGTAGATTTTGTTCAGGATGGCCGCAACAATGACAAAAATTCCCATGCCGAAGAGGGCGAGAAGGATTACTTTCTGCTTCAGAGGAACGCGGACTTGCACCAGGAGCGGAATGGCGACAGCAAGCATGAAGATATCggcggaaatggagatggCGCCCTGGATGATCTCATAGTACTGGTATGACGAGCATTGGTCTGTACGGAGTTAGCATAAGATTTATCCTTCGCGACAGCGGTCATATGGGCGAGAACTGACAGTCAGGCGTGGGTACGGCCCAATAGTTGGACAGAGGCCTGCAGATGAGAAACAATGACAATTCCACCGCCACGAAGCCTAGGGCGACGTAGACTGAAAGGTAGGTGACCCATTTACGTGCCTTCAGGCCGTCGCTGTGTAAGAACCTTATTAGCCGTACCTTCAAGGAAAGGCACCAGAAGTGAAGACCTACGTGATACGGAAATAGATCACCAGCATGCAAACCTTCATCGCCCAGATGGCTAGAACAAACGAGTGTTCCGACACAAAAACCCATTTGCTTCCCTTGACACGCTCAGCATGGGTAGCTGGCGTCAAATTCGCTATGTCTTCATCGGTCATCAAATTCGAACCCCCTCCCGAGGCAACTTGATTCAGGGCAACACATAAGAGCGTGTACCATAAGACAGCGAAGAGCATAAGATAGTCGTCGACTTGCAGGTTGCGGATACCCAGTCGACGTATACGTGCGACACTATCAAGACAAGGAAGTTAGTATCAGGCTGACAAAACGAGCGCATCGCATTTTTCAAGGCATGGTACTCACAATCGCAGAACAGTTCCCAATATTCCTACACTATAGAGCACCCATGTTTCCGTTGCAAAGCGCTTTGAAAAGTCGGGGCCTAAGTCTGACATGGTGTCGGACTTCGACCTGATAAACCGCAAAGAAAAACAGAGGTTAGCTAAATAAGCAATGAAAAGGCACCCTTGTCAGGGACCACAGTGAGATAAATAAGACAAGCAGGG
The DNA window shown above is from Aspergillus fumigatus Af293 chromosome 1, whole genome shotgun sequence and carries:
- a CDS encoding SDR family oxidoreductase/polysaccharide deacetylase family protein, yielding MSLYATTLKSANSCLLTDQGCKVTAYDLRPFEVSDTIGESYARLNIQRGDISDEESIRSGIALAVKRFGPINILIANAGITDESHDYPIWELPLETWEKTYSVNVRGTFLTIKHFLRAARTAQQAMGRELENLAIVVTGSETGVFGQEGHAEYASGKAGLQYGLVKSVKNEIVRLNSRARINAVAPGWVDTPMIEGRLDDPKELWAEAQATVCLKKIAKPEDVARTMAFLASHRAAGHITGQCLSVDGGMEGRLLWKESDPSNPKATSLARTQSIPQSLSPPKRNKIRVAVSIDLDAVSGWLGTGHHPDNILADYSAGFFAAKVGVPRLLRMLAKLNLADRCTWFIPGHSAESFPDEVAQVVASGAEIGLHGYAHEGAYQMTPQQERDVLVKCIDIATKLTGKKPVGYRAPLYQLRESTLDLLEEFGFEYDASLTDHDCHPFFAPRRPALQPIDFSQPASTWMHPIPSAGANAREDRRPLVCVPCNWYMEDMTPMQFLPHVPNSHGYTDVRVIENLWRDRFLWIRENEEEPIFPVLMHPDTSGMAHVIGMVERLLGWVKGWGDEVEFCQTREIARWFRERNATE